Proteins found in one Desulfobacterales bacterium genomic segment:
- a CDS encoding class I adenylate-forming enzyme family protein — translation MMRTLFTPDMIYKCRELGGRRFYNMSTEYDWVKKNAFAYPKKEALVDTLYGVEASKRRRKTWPQALSDINLHIFNLMEAGLFKGEMLICQLPNCIEHYYAFIAASKIGCWFLSNHVDFGQTETKGILEHVKPTIAIIVADWHGRDIARWYKEYQKQHPELKKIYVVGENVPEGTESVSELLNPKIMEKFIPEDLDALKVGVYDPWLILETSGSTGLPKLVVHGSYYFQTFMGSYSEKANFTSRDRTLLFGPLSGTAGKAYVWMPLHVGATVVFQTHYSDESALLLTEEEKITVWGGVPALGERALLGSFAEKYDLSSLIKFASAGGPISKEISSLLIDKGVKVINAYGTTESGGIASLNYWMNKDELLHTIGTPPAGHKIVLVDSEGNEVPQGDIGEVYIWSMHHGYYNQPEYQAEAWIEGGKWKGYQRTGDLGKFDERGHLVLSGRSKDMILRGALNIFPREIEEILITHPKISQVAIVKMPDPVLHERACAFVALNEGEQLTLGEVATFLGNKGLAKMKYPERIEIIDEIPFGVAGKIDKLKLEKLIAKKIKEESCQ, via the coding sequence ATGATGAGAACCCTGTTCACCCCCGATATGATTTATAAATGCAGAGAGTTGGGCGGCCGACGGTTTTACAATATGAGCACCGAGTACGACTGGGTAAAGAAAAATGCGTTTGCCTATCCCAAGAAAGAAGCGCTTGTCGACACTCTCTACGGCGTTGAGGCGTCAAAAAGACGAAGAAAAACGTGGCCTCAAGCGCTTAGTGACATCAATTTGCATATTTTCAACCTGATGGAAGCCGGTTTGTTCAAGGGTGAAATGCTCATTTGTCAACTACCAAATTGCATTGAGCACTATTATGCCTTTATCGCCGCAAGTAAAATAGGATGCTGGTTTTTAAGCAATCATGTGGATTTTGGGCAGACTGAAACAAAAGGAATTCTTGAACACGTAAAGCCGACAATCGCAATTATCGTTGCTGACTGGCACGGCAGGGATATCGCGAGATGGTATAAAGAATATCAAAAGCAGCATCCTGAATTAAAAAAGATTTATGTGGTTGGAGAGAATGTCCCTGAAGGAACGGAATCTGTTTCTGAACTGCTTAATCCAAAAATTATGGAGAAATTTATACCGGAAGATCTAGATGCTTTAAAAGTTGGTGTCTACGATCCGTGGTTGATCCTTGAGACCTCTGGAAGCACAGGCCTTCCGAAGCTTGTTGTTCACGGTTCCTACTATTTTCAAACATTTATGGGTAGCTATTCCGAGAAAGCAAATTTTACCAGTCGCGACAGGACCCTTTTGTTCGGCCCTCTTAGCGGCACTGCCGGGAAGGCATACGTATGGATGCCGTTGCATGTGGGTGCCACGGTTGTTTTTCAGACCCATTACAGCGATGAAAGTGCCCTACTGTTAACAGAGGAAGAAAAAATAACGGTATGGGGAGGGGTTCCAGCTTTGGGCGAAAGGGCGCTTCTGGGGTCGTTCGCGGAAAAGTACGACTTGAGTAGTTTGATAAAATTTGCTTCGGCAGGTGGGCCCATATCTAAAGAGATATCATCTCTATTAATAGACAAGGGCGTAAAAGTTATAAACGCATATGGTACTACCGAATCCGGCGGCATTGCATCTTTAAATTACTGGATGAATAAGGACGAGCTGCTTCATACAATAGGGACACCTCCTGCGGGCCATAAAATTGTATTAGTTGACAGCGAGGGCAATGAAGTCCCGCAGGGTGATATCGGAGAGGTATATATATGGTCGATGCATCATGGTTATTATAACCAGCCGGAATACCAGGCAGAGGCGTGGATTGAGGGTGGTAAATGGAAAGGGTATCAGCGGACAGGGGATTTGGGGAAATTCGATGAGAGAGGCCATCTCGTTTTATCCGGAAGATCAAAGGATATGATCTTGAGAGGCGCTTTAAATATCTTTCCAAGAGAAATAGAAGAAATTTTAATAACACATCCTAAAATTAGCCAGGTGGCAATAGTGAAAATGCCGGATCCTGTTTTACATGAGAGAGCCTGTGCCTTTGTAGCACTTAATGAAGGAGAGCAGTTAACCTTGGGTGAAGTGGCTACGTTTCTGGGGAACAAAGGGTTGGCGAAAATGAAGTATCCGGAACGAATAGAAATTATAGATGAAATACCATTTGGTGTAGCGGGAAAGATTGACAAACTTAAGCTGGAGAAACTGATTGCAAAAAAAATAAAAGAAGAAAGTTGTCAATAG
- the bioD gene encoding dethiobiotin synthase encodes MAGNFPDTIFVAGTDTAVGKTVVSALLVAGLRAEYWKPVQSGAEAGTDTEWIRSKTGLPNTFFHPEVYVLSPFLSPHAAASREGVRIDLAAIQLPERRLANHLIIEGAGGIMVPLNEKETMADLIHQLRAPVLLVARSTLGTINHTLLSLEKLRSIKANILGVVMNGPINPDNRAAIESFGHIRVITEIPPMAVITGKSLLDTFNRCFDLKRAAAARQGDEWI; translated from the coding sequence ATGGCAGGTAATTTCCCGGACACGATTTTTGTTGCAGGCACGGATACGGCGGTTGGTAAAACGGTTGTCTCCGCGTTGCTGGTTGCGGGACTTCGCGCGGAATACTGGAAGCCGGTGCAAAGCGGCGCCGAAGCGGGCACGGATACGGAGTGGATACGATCCAAAACGGGCTTGCCGAACACGTTTTTTCACCCGGAGGTATACGTGCTTTCGCCATTTCTTTCTCCCCATGCGGCGGCCTCCCGGGAAGGCGTTCGCATTGATCTGGCTGCCATTCAATTGCCCGAACGCCGCCTGGCCAATCACCTGATTATTGAGGGTGCCGGCGGCATCATGGTGCCGCTGAACGAAAAAGAGACCATGGCGGATCTCATTCATCAGCTTCGTGCACCGGTGCTGCTGGTGGCCCGAAGCACGCTGGGCACCATCAATCATACCTTATTGTCCCTGGAGAAATTGAGAAGCATCAAAGCCAACATTCTCGGTGTCGTCATGAATGGGCCAATCAACCCGGATAACCGGGCCGCCATCGAATCGTTCGGCCATATTCGGGTGATCACAGAAATTCCGCCCATGGCTGTTATCACCGGGAAAAGCCTTTTGGACACGTTCAACCGTTGCTTTGATTTGAAGCGGGCTGCGGCCGCAAGACAGGGGGATGAATGGATTTAA
- a CDS encoding DUF1302 family protein, protein MVTKEKRMGLVHFWEGCIKSVSLVVFNLVLSGILASAAYAINIDMPGDANLDIKTTLNYGFSMRLVDPDSALLSNINGDDGNRNFDKGKLTSNRGSISTEVAYIIKNLTFYTNLYGFYDLVYNADNENDSPSTNNNFVGGRIAENDEFDGDTRQIHGRSGDLRDLYVSGDFRIADRSLMVRVGKQVISWGESLATFGSISSAMSYADATKINVPGYELRDVFLPTGAGYFQVALVDDLSLSGYYQWEWEKNILDAAGSFFSTSDLIDKGGHYYLGAPNMVAFTRIADEEPSNGGQWGASLRYRAQNFYDTEFALCYINYHEKFPLLKINPAAGGYYTVYPEDVGLIGASFGTTIGDTNYGGEIAYRMDLPVQVKAGLPTYEEVDLVQVLLNVYHVFGPMSFIDNTIVLFEGGFNSVLEAENLSKDTDACGYLIKTTFQFFRVLPRVDLEVPVTFKHKVKGKSALTGTWTEREHELAMGLDFTYDLNLKFSLSYTNFLGDAQDYAKSDRDYVSAYIKYTF, encoded by the coding sequence ATGGTGACGAAGGAAAAAAGAATGGGTCTGGTGCACTTTTGGGAGGGGTGTATCAAATCGGTAAGTCTGGTGGTGTTTAACCTTGTCTTGTCTGGAATCCTTGCATCTGCAGCATACGCAATTAATATAGACATGCCTGGGGATGCCAATCTCGACATTAAAACCACATTAAATTACGGTTTTTCCATGCGCTTGGTGGACCCTGATTCTGCACTCCTTAGTAATATCAATGGAGATGACGGCAATCGGAATTTTGATAAAGGAAAATTGACTTCCAACCGTGGCTCGATATCGACAGAGGTTGCATATATTATCAAAAACTTAACCTTTTATACCAACCTATATGGCTTTTATGATCTGGTATATAATGCCGATAATGAAAACGATTCTCCATCGACAAACAATAATTTTGTGGGGGGCCGTATTGCAGAAAATGATGAATTTGACGGTGACACCAGGCAAATTCATGGCAGGTCGGGGGATCTTCGAGACCTTTATGTTTCCGGCGACTTTCGAATAGCAGACCGGAGTTTAATGGTTCGTGTCGGAAAGCAAGTTATTTCCTGGGGGGAATCCCTTGCAACTTTTGGTAGTATATCATCTGCCATGAGCTATGCGGATGCAACGAAGATTAACGTGCCGGGCTACGAGCTGAGGGATGTTTTTCTTCCTACCGGTGCAGGCTATTTTCAGGTTGCGCTTGTGGATGATTTGTCTCTTTCCGGATATTACCAGTGGGAGTGGGAGAAAAATATACTCGATGCAGCCGGTTCATTTTTCAGCACTTCAGACCTGATAGATAAAGGCGGGCATTATTATCTGGGCGCGCCAAACATGGTGGCTTTTACCCGAATAGCAGATGAGGAGCCAAGCAATGGCGGGCAGTGGGGCGCTTCACTTCGCTACAGGGCGCAGAATTTCTATGATACCGAATTTGCTTTGTGTTACATCAATTATCATGAAAAATTTCCGCTGTTAAAAATTAACCCTGCAGCGGGTGGTTACTACACCGTGTACCCGGAGGATGTCGGACTCATCGGCGCCAGCTTCGGCACGACGATCGGAGATACGAATTACGGTGGTGAAATTGCCTACCGAATGGATCTTCCGGTACAGGTAAAAGCGGGGTTGCCGACTTATGAGGAAGTTGATCTTGTCCAGGTTCTTCTAAATGTATATCACGTGTTTGGTCCCATGTCCTTTATAGACAACACGATCGTGCTGTTCGAAGGCGGTTTTAACTCCGTGTTGGAAGCGGAAAACCTTTCCAAGGATACCGATGCGTGTGGCTATCTGATCAAAACCACGTTTCAATTTTTTCGTGTGCTGCCCAGGGTCGATCTAGAGGTTCCGGTTACTTTTAAACACAAGGTCAAAGGTAAATCCGCTCTTACTGGGACCTGGACGGAACGTGAACATGAGCTCGCCATGGGGCTCGACTTTACCTACGACTTGAATTTGAAATTTAGCCTGAGTTACACGAACTTTTTAGGCGACGCACAAGACTATGCAAAATCGGATCGAGATTACGTGTCTGCCTATATAAAGTATACATTTTAG
- a CDS encoding adenine deaminase C-terminal domain-containing protein: protein MNGFGPLNAVKNRNSRLLMNVAMGKLAADLVITNASLMNVYTAEILENHAVGVKGDFIAYVGEAPEKLIGPATHCIDAAGKTLVPGYIDGHTHLAFMYGIDEFLRHAIPGGTTTLITEVMEPYPVSGVAGVLDFLASLQHQPVKIYATAPAMVSISEKTKGIRPEDLQTLLDRDDVLGLGESYWQAVLQSPEVYLPALEQTLQQGKVLEGHSAGARHHKLSAYAACGITSCHEPISAEEVLERLRLGFYVMAREGSIRRDLNAIAEIKDRNVDLRRLILCTDSIAPGELIEKGYMEHVVQQAVGYGIDPITAVQMVTLNVATHFSIEHLVGGIAPGRYADMLILPNPSTFSPELVISCGKVVARNGQLTVAPRKHPYSHQSKHSIALPKALTPADFIIQAPFSSKAVASVRVIEMVTDLVTAEKIMSLPVTNGAIEISADQNLLKIAAIDRTHTPGQLFTGLILGFGLKTGAFACSATWDASDIIVVGVDESDMALAVNSVAQLQGGAVLCANGQIISQLALPVFGLLSEAPMAEIAANIKAINERTIGLGVSFPDPLLSLNTLTGAAIPYLKICDEGLVNLKDGNLTGLFVEV from the coding sequence ATGAATGGCTTTGGCCCCCTCAATGCGGTCAAAAACCGAAACTCCCGATTACTGATGAATGTCGCGATGGGAAAGCTGGCGGCCGATCTGGTTATCACGAACGCGAGCCTCATGAATGTCTATACGGCGGAGATTCTGGAAAACCACGCGGTCGGCGTAAAAGGCGATTTCATCGCCTATGTGGGAGAGGCGCCTGAGAAGCTGATCGGCCCAGCCACACACTGCATCGATGCCGCAGGGAAGACGCTCGTACCGGGCTACATTGACGGGCACACCCATCTGGCCTTTATGTATGGCATTGACGAATTTTTGAGACATGCGATTCCGGGCGGCACCACCACCCTTATTACCGAGGTCATGGAACCTTACCCGGTCAGCGGTGTTGCCGGTGTGCTGGACTTTTTAGCGTCGTTGCAACATCAGCCGGTCAAAATTTATGCCACTGCGCCGGCCATGGTGTCCATTTCCGAAAAAACGAAGGGAATCCGACCCGAAGATTTGCAAACCTTGCTGGACAGAGATGATGTTCTGGGTCTCGGCGAATCGTACTGGCAGGCCGTGTTGCAGTCTCCCGAGGTGTATCTTCCGGCACTTGAACAAACACTGCAACAAGGCAAGGTTCTCGAAGGACATTCCGCAGGCGCCCGGCACCACAAGCTATCGGCCTATGCCGCCTGCGGCATCACCTCGTGCCACGAACCCATCAGCGCGGAAGAAGTGCTGGAACGGTTGCGGCTGGGCTTTTATGTGATGGCCAGAGAGGGAAGCATTCGACGGGATTTAAACGCCATCGCGGAAATAAAAGACAGGAATGTCGATCTACGCCGGTTGATTCTTTGCACCGACAGCATCGCGCCAGGCGAATTGATTGAAAAAGGATACATGGAACATGTCGTGCAGCAGGCGGTGGGGTATGGCATTGATCCCATCACGGCCGTTCAAATGGTTACGCTCAACGTAGCAACGCATTTTTCCATCGAGCATCTGGTCGGCGGTATCGCGCCCGGCAGGTACGCCGATATGCTGATATTACCCAATCCAAGCACTTTTTCACCGGAACTCGTCATCAGTTGCGGAAAGGTAGTCGCCCGAAACGGCCAATTAACCGTTGCGCCGAGAAAGCATCCCTACTCTCACCAAAGCAAACATAGTATTGCATTGCCTAAAGCGCTAACACCTGCTGATTTTATCATTCAAGCGCCCTTTTCAAGCAAGGCGGTTGCAAGCGTTCGCGTCATCGAAATGGTGACGGACCTGGTGACGGCGGAAAAGATCATGAGCCTTCCCGTAACAAATGGGGCAATCGAAATTTCAGCCGATCAAAACCTATTGAAAATCGCCGCCATCGACAGAACCCATACACCGGGCCAACTATTTACCGGGCTCATTCTGGGATTCGGTCTTAAAACCGGCGCATTTGCCTGCAGCGCCACGTGGGACGCTTCCGATATCATTGTGGTGGGGGTGGATGAATCGGATATGGCCCTGGCCGTCAACAGCGTTGCGCAGTTGCAGGGCGGCGCCGTGTTGTGCGCTAACGGGCAAATTATTTCTCAACTGGCGTTGCCGGTATTCGGCCTCCTGTCGGAAGCGCCTATGGCGGAAATCGCCGCCAATATCAAGGCCATTAATGAACGGACAATCGGCCTGGGGGTTTCCTTTCCGGACCCGCTGTTGTCCCTGAACACCCTGACCGGCGCTGCGATTCCCTATCTCAAAATTTGCGATGAAGGCTTGGTGAATCTTAAAGACGGCAACCTCACCGGTTTGTTCGTGGAAGTCTGA
- the bioB gene encoding biotin synthase BioB, whose product MDLKQIIALAENRIDGETPDLKTLRAIARFPEEKVFHLMAGADLLRAHFFGNTVHLCTICNAKSGRCSEDCRFCAQSAHYCTDAPVYPLLERRKLVEVGTRAADSPIHRYSIVTTGRSLATSEVKEVAAALSAVGKAGIETCASLGILTSQDFEILKAAGVGRYHHNLETAESHFDNTCTTHRYADRVATVRAAKAAGLTVCSGGIFGIGETDDQVLELALALRDLNVDAVPLNFLVAIPGTPFEKSVGLTPLRCLKIIALFRFVLPDKQILICGGREANLRELHPLVFYAGASGIMTGNYLTAAGRTVESDLVLLKQLGMVVKERCGSGLTTS is encoded by the coding sequence ATGGATTTAAAACAAATTATCGCATTGGCTGAGAATAGGATCGACGGGGAAACCCCCGACCTGAAGACCTTGCGCGCCATTGCCCGCTTTCCCGAAGAAAAGGTATTTCACCTTATGGCAGGGGCGGATCTGTTGCGGGCGCATTTTTTCGGCAACACGGTGCATCTTTGCACCATCTGCAATGCCAAGTCCGGCCGATGCAGCGAAGATTGCCGGTTTTGCGCGCAATCGGCCCATTACTGCACGGATGCCCCGGTCTATCCGTTGCTGGAAAGGCGCAAACTGGTTGAAGTGGGAACACGCGCTGCCGATTCTCCTATCCATCGCTATTCCATTGTCACCACAGGCAGAAGCCTTGCAACATCCGAGGTGAAGGAAGTCGCCGCCGCGCTTTCGGCAGTGGGAAAGGCGGGAATCGAAACCTGCGCATCGCTGGGGATTTTAACTTCGCAGGATTTTGAAATTTTGAAAGCCGCCGGGGTAGGGCGCTACCATCACAATCTGGAAACCGCGGAAAGTCATTTTGATAATACATGTACCACGCATCGCTATGCGGATCGCGTGGCCACGGTTCGGGCTGCCAAGGCGGCCGGGCTGACGGTGTGCAGCGGCGGCATCTTCGGGATCGGCGAAACCGATGACCAGGTGCTGGAATTGGCCCTCGCGTTGCGCGACCTTAATGTCGATGCGGTGCCGCTGAATTTCCTGGTGGCGATTCCGGGGACGCCCTTTGAGAAGTCCGTGGGTTTGACGCCGTTGCGCTGTTTGAAAATCATCGCTTTGTTTCGGTTTGTGCTGCCCGATAAGCAGATTCTGATTTGCGGCGGCAGGGAAGCCAATTTAAGAGAACTTCATCCCCTCGTGTTTTATGCCGGCGCCAGCGGTATCATGACGGGAAATTACCTGACTGCCGCCGGCCGCACCGTGGAAAGCGATTTGGTGCTTTTGAAACAGTTGGGAATGGTGGTGAAAGAAAGGTGCGGCTCAGGTTTGACGACTTCATAA
- a CDS encoding DUF4338 domain-containing protein, protein MRQLRCLINSPHGWLDGLGFAAAALQLDDRDEWIGWNGEQRQAHLDLVVGMSRFLIRSSVQCRNLASKVLAMSRRFNPRISSGDSATGPAW, encoded by the coding sequence ATGCGGCAGTTGCGTTGCCTCATCAATTCGCCTCACGGTTGGCTTGACGGTTTGGGATTTGCGGCGGCCGCTCTGCAACTGGACGACCGCGATGAGTGGATCGGCTGGAATGGCGAACAGCGGCAAGCGCATCTGGATTTGGTGGTGGGCATGAGCCGTTTTCTGATTCGTTCGAGTGTGCAATGTCGGAATCTGGCCTCCAAGGTGCTGGCCATGAGTAGGCGGTTTAACCCGAGGATTTCGAGCGGCGATTCGGCTACAGGCCCAGCCTGGTAG
- a CDS encoding CBS domain-containing protein, whose protein sequence is MKTIKSLLAEKGHDVWSISSGETVYKALELMAEKNIGALMVIDDCKVIGIITERDYCRKVILKGKSSYNILVGELMTTNLTCATPEDTLDHCLSLMVARDSRHLPIFDHSELVGIVTLADVVKQMLSKQQIEIDNFENLVYGGYRACDTPSTPPKER, encoded by the coding sequence ATGAAAACCATAAAAAGCCTGTTGGCGGAAAAAGGCCATGACGTATGGTCTATTTCATCCGGCGAAACCGTTTACAAAGCGCTGGAATTGATGGCGGAAAAAAACATCGGTGCCTTGATGGTCATTGACGATTGCAAGGTCATCGGCATTATCACGGAGCGCGATTATTGTCGGAAAGTGATCCTTAAGGGAAAATCCTCTTATAATATCCTCGTTGGCGAGTTGATGACGACGAACCTTACCTGCGCGACACCTGAAGACACGCTGGACCATTGTTTGTCGCTAATGGTCGCCAGGGATTCTCGTCACCTGCCGATTTTTGACCATAGCGAATTAGTGGGTATCGTAACCCTGGCTGATGTTGTTAAACAGATGCTTTCGAAACAACAGATCGAAATCGATAATTTTGAGAATCTGGTATATGGTGGTTATCGGGCCTGTGACACCCCTTCCACGCCGCCGAAGGAACGATAA
- a CDS encoding DUF4338 domain-containing protein has product MDTDHYAGTCYRAASWIEVGKTKGRGRQDRFKHSTLSRKAIYVYPIDKEFRKRMGLSADAGLGALTPDDELACEHWAENEFGGGASLGDGRLSKRLVSVAEDKAQMPSVVFAYIWAKGNGSQPLPLR; this is encoded by the coding sequence GTGGATACCGATCACTATGCTGGGACGTGCTACAGGGCTGCAAGTTGGATCGAAGTGGGAAAGACCAAGGGGCGGGGCAGGCAGGATCGTTTTAAACACTCGACGCTCAGCAGGAAGGCGATCTATGTTTACCCCATCGACAAAGAGTTCAGAAAACGAATGGGATTATCCGCCGATGCCGGTCTCGGTGCACTGACTCCGGATGATGAGTTGGCCTGTGAGCATTGGGCGGAAAACGAGTTCGGCGGCGGCGCCTCCCTTGGGGATGGCCGGCTGAGCAAAAGGCTTGTGAGTGTGGCGGAAGATAAAGCACAGATGCCCAGTGTTGTGTTCGCCTATATATGGGCAAAGGGTAACGGTAGTCAGCCTTTACCCTTACGATGA
- a CDS encoding N-acyl homoserine lactonase family protein gives MTQYKIHPLVMGTKVFDKSMMTYQYGNGQLYTIPIYCWYIEGGDQKILVDTGEMNPIQSAERQKAVGGQIYTFEQGLARWHLSPKDIDLIIHTHLHNDHCENDYKCENAKFIVHEKELETIHNPHPLDYRYLVDFIEDVEDNGQIVTVHGDTQILPGITCVHTPVHTAGGLSVFIDTPSGKAVITGFCVINENFDPPVEIKAMEMDVIPPGTHVNVYEAYDIMLKIKEAADILLPLHEPAFASVDTIP, from the coding sequence ATGACTCAATATAAAATTCATCCCCTTGTCATGGGAACCAAGGTGTTTGATAAAAGCATGATGACCTACCAATACGGAAACGGTCAACTGTATACAATTCCGATTTACTGCTGGTATATTGAGGGCGGTGACCAAAAAATTCTTGTGGATACCGGGGAAATGAACCCGATTCAGTCCGCGGAAAGGCAAAAAGCCGTCGGAGGTCAAATTTATACCTTTGAGCAGGGTCTGGCGCGTTGGCACCTTTCGCCGAAGGATATTGATCTGATTATTCATACCCACCTTCACAATGATCATTGTGAAAATGACTATAAATGCGAAAATGCAAAATTTATCGTACATGAAAAAGAACTTGAGACCATACACAATCCGCACCCGTTGGATTATCGCTACCTGGTGGACTTTATCGAAGATGTTGAAGATAACGGCCAGATTGTAACCGTTCACGGCGATACCCAGATACTACCGGGAATCACTTGCGTGCATACGCCGGTTCATACCGCGGGCGGCCTGTCCGTCTTTATTGACACCCCGTCCGGCAAGGCGGTTATTACCGGCTTTTGTGTTATCAACGAAAATTTTGACCCGCCCGTTGAAATCAAGGCCATGGAGATGGACGTGATCCCGCCGGGAACCCATGTCAACGTCTATGAGGCTTATGATATCATGCTGAAAATAAAAGAAGCGGCGGATATTTTGCTGCCGCTTCACGAGCCCGCGTTTGCGTCGGTGGATACGATCCCTTAA
- a CDS encoding DUF1329 domain-containing protein — protein sequence MDKKILFIFGILISFWLITAPVVMAKVTAEEAAALGTTLTPFGAERAGNAAGTIPAWDGGITAPPAGLGYQGPGSRYPDPYQDDKKLFSINAGNMEQYGDQLSDGVKELLRKYPDTYRLDVYPTHRSHAAPEWVYDHTKENATRAELIDDDNHVTGAYGGVPFPIPKTGGEIVWNHTLRWLGDAQSLTYNCFLVQPDGNIVLSSGSTINTQYPYYYKEGGLESFKGDYFLYLSLYIQPARRKGEIVLVIDSVDLAHNPRRSYQYLTGQRRVRRAPTVAYDTPNPAFSGTVTYDDAFMFNGTLERYDWKIIRKQEMFIPYNCYKALEKTAPSAKYQKGHMNPEYLRWELHRVWVVEATLKSGERHSYGRRIFIHDEDSYILILTDSFDGRDKLWRTNMAVTANAYDLPGVNSFTNIHYDLPSGIYATNFDPTEAEKLTIFNQRLPEDYFTPDQIRRMGQ from the coding sequence ATGGACAAAAAGATATTGTTTATATTTGGTATACTCATCAGCTTCTGGTTGATAACCGCGCCTGTTGTGATGGCCAAAGTTACTGCCGAAGAAGCGGCGGCGTTAGGGACTACCTTAACCCCCTTTGGGGCTGAGCGGGCAGGAAACGCGGCGGGCACGATACCCGCGTGGGACGGTGGAATAACCGCACCGCCCGCCGGGCTGGGCTATCAGGGGCCGGGCAGCCGATACCCCGACCCGTATCAGGATGATAAAAAACTTTTCAGCATCAATGCCGGGAACATGGAACAATATGGTGATCAGTTGAGTGACGGCGTTAAGGAGCTGTTACGCAAGTATCCGGACACCTACAGACTGGATGTTTATCCTACGCACCGGTCCCATGCCGCTCCAGAGTGGGTTTACGATCACACGAAGGAAAATGCTACTCGTGCCGAGCTTATAGACGATGATAATCATGTGACAGGCGCTTATGGCGGCGTTCCGTTTCCAATCCCCAAAACAGGGGGTGAGATTGTCTGGAATCATACGTTAAGATGGCTGGGAGATGCGCAATCACTTACTTATAATTGTTTTCTTGTGCAGCCGGACGGAAACATCGTTCTTTCCAGCGGTTCGACTATTAATACGCAATACCCTTATTATTATAAGGAAGGGGGGCTGGAAAGCTTCAAAGGAGATTATTTTTTATATCTTTCACTATATATTCAACCTGCAAGAAGGAAAGGCGAGATTGTATTAGTTATCGATTCAGTCGATTTGGCGCACAACCCGCGGAGAAGCTACCAGTACCTGACCGGACAGCGCAGAGTGAGAAGGGCACCCACGGTAGCTTATGACACTCCGAACCCCGCTTTCAGCGGTACAGTTACCTATGACGATGCCTTTATGTTCAATGGGACACTGGAGCGATACGACTGGAAAATTATACGCAAGCAAGAAATGTTTATTCCCTACAATTGTTACAAAGCGCTTGAAAAAACGGCACCATCCGCCAAGTATCAAAAAGGCCATATGAATCCGGAGTATCTTCGCTGGGAGTTGCACCGGGTTTGGGTGGTGGAGGCAACCTTGAAAAGTGGAGAGCGGCATAGTTATGGTCGGCGGATCTTTATTCATGACGAGGATAGCTATATTCTCATTTTAACGGATAGTTTTGATGGACGGGATAAACTCTGGCGAACCAATATGGCCGTCACTGCGAATGCTTATGATTTGCCGGGCGTAAATTCGTTCACTAATATTCATTACGATTTGCCAAGTGGTATTTATGCTACCAATTTTGATCCTACGGAAGCTGAAAAGTTGACGATTTTCAACCAGCGGTTACCGGAAGACTACTTCACGCCCGATCAGATAAGAAGAATGGGGCAATAA
- a CDS encoding MBL fold metallo-hydrolase translates to MVLESFLKKIVWLGHDGFRIDGSRTLYIDPFQTSSTVKADIILVSHEHFDHCSPNDIARIQQDHTVIVTEKNSAAKLSGDVRVVTPGDVVMIGEVTITAVPAYNIGKPFHPKANGWLGFVVEIDGVRVYHAGDTDFIPEMKHLQIDVALLPVSGTYVMTADEAIQAARTIKPRVVIPMHYGTVVGAVSDAERVKAALSGEMDVVVLKPA, encoded by the coding sequence ATGGTGTTAGAATCATTTTTAAAGAAAATCGTCTGGCTGGGGCATGATGGATTTCGAATTGACGGGTCTCGAACCCTCTATATCGATCCGTTTCAGACGTCTTCAACCGTGAAAGCGGATATCATTTTGGTCAGTCACGAGCATTTTGACCATTGCTCTCCGAATGACATCGCGCGTATTCAACAGGACCATACCGTGATCGTTACGGAAAAGAATTCTGCGGCAAAGCTCTCTGGTGATGTACGGGTGGTCACGCCGGGCGATGTGGTGATGATCGGGGAGGTGACTATTACTGCGGTTCCGGCCTATAATATAGGCAAGCCGTTTCATCCAAAGGCGAACGGGTGGCTTGGATTTGTCGTCGAAATCGACGGGGTGCGCGTTTATCATGCGGGGGATACCGACTTCATACCGGAAATGAAGCATCTTCAAATCGATGTCGCGTTGCTCCCGGTTTCCGGCACCTATGTGATGACGGCTGATGAAGCCATTCAGGCGGCTCGTACCATCAAGCCCCGCGTTGTCATTCCGATGCATTACGGAACCGTTGTGGGAGCGGTGAGCGATGCCGAAAGAGTGAAGGCGGCGCTTTCCGGCGAGATGGATGTGGTGGTTTTGAAACCGGCATAA